From a region of the Actinomycetota bacterium genome:
- the pyrH gene encoding UMP kinase (Catalyzes the phosphorylation of UMP to UDP) — MSEYKYKRVLLKLSGEALMGDAGYGVDPKVLDELSPQI; from the coding sequence GTGAGCGAGTACAAGTACAAGCGCGTACTGCTGAAGCTGTCCGGCGAAGCCCTCATGGGCGACGCAGGCTACGGGGTCGATCCCAAGGTGCTCGACGAGCTGTCGCCACAGATC
- a CDS encoding elongation factor Ts, with product MEITAAKVKELREISGAGMMDCKKALAECGGDMDAAVDYLRTKGLADLAKKAGRATNEGIIGSFVSDSASIGALVEVDCETDFVARNEDFKAFVRSLAEHIATEDPDDVATLMAQPYHDDPTIAVEQFFGEKVAKIGENMTLPRFIRFELGSEFGGVTAYIHGVGNIGVLVECFAGSAEAAASDAFRTFGKDVAMQIAAAQPISVTRDEVPADVVEHEMSIYKAQAAESGKPEPIQEKIATGRLDKFFKEFCLMEQGFVKDPEVTIADVAKKVASEAGAPVAVTRFVRYVLGETQES from the coding sequence ATGGAGATCACCGCCGCCAAGGTGAAGGAGCTCCGCGAGATCTCGGGCGCGGGCATGATGGACTGCAAGAAGGCGCTCGCCGAGTGCGGCGGCGACATGGACGCCGCCGTCGACTACCTGCGCACGAAGGGCCTGGCCGACCTGGCGAAGAAGGCCGGCCGCGCTACCAACGAGGGCATCATCGGCTCGTTCGTCTCTGACAGCGCGAGTATCGGCGCGCTCGTCGAGGTGGATTGCGAGACCGACTTCGTCGCCCGCAACGAGGACTTCAAGGCGTTCGTGCGCTCGCTCGCCGAGCACATCGCCACCGAGGACCCGGACGACGTCGCCACCCTCATGGCCCAGCCGTACCACGACGACCCCACTATCGCCGTCGAGCAGTTCTTCGGTGAGAAGGTCGCCAAGATCGGCGAGAACATGACGCTGCCGCGCTTCATCCGCTTCGAGCTCGGCTCCGAGTTCGGCGGCGTCACCGCCTACATCCACGGCGTCGGCAACATCGGCGTGCTCGTCGAATGCTTCGCCGGCTCCGCAGAGGCCGCAGCCTCTGACGCGTTCCGCACGTTCGGCAAGGACGTCGCCATGCAGATCGCCGCCGCACAGCCGATCTCGGTGACGCGTGACGAGGTGCCCGCCGACGTGGTCGAGCACGAGATGTCGATCTACAAGGCCCAGGCCGCGGAGTCCGGCAAGCCCGAGCCGATCCAGGAGAAGATCGCGACCGGTCGCCTCGACAAGTTCTTCAAGGAGTTCTGCCTCATGGAGCAGGGGTTCGTGAAGGACCCGGAGGTCACCATCGCCGACGTCGCCAAGAAGGTCGCTTCCGAGGCCGGAGCGCCTGTTGCCGTCACCCGGTTCGTGCGCTACGTGCTCGGCGAGACGCAGGAGTCGTAG